The nucleotide window TGCCTTCGGCTTTGATTCTGATATGAATTAAACCGGGGCTGGCTGCTTTGTGAATGACGGCATCATTTAAAGCCAAAGCTTCGTAAATGATTTTTCCGTTGCGTTTCAACCGACAGTTAATCAACATTCTGTGCAGCAGGCGGTATTTTCCCTGTTGCAAATTTTCGATGGAAGAGGCAATTTCCGGTAAAACGCTTTCGGAAAGAAAACCCAGATAACCTAAGTTAATGCCTAAAATTGGAGCTCCGGTTAAAAGAGCCAAGTCCTTGGCGTTCAAAATAGTTCCATCGCCCCCGAATACAAGGATGCAATCGATTTGTTTGCGGTTCATTGGTTTAGGCAAAGGTCTAAATAGCTCTTTGGGCAAATCGGGTATGCTATCTATGCTGAAAAAATTGATCTCGGAATTGTTCTTCAATTTCTCCAGTAATTTATAGATGCTGTTTTTATCGCTAAAAGCGGGGTTGATGTAAACGGCAAAATTTTGCATTATAAACTTCCATATAGATATTGATAGCTATCGTAGCGTTCAAACGGAATAATGCCTTTTTCCACTGCATCCAAAACGGCGCATCCTTCTTCCTGAATATGGCTGCAATTACGAAATCGGCATTTATTAAAC belongs to Candidatus Cloacimonas sp. and includes:
- a CDS encoding NAD(+)/NADH kinase produces the protein MQNFAVYINPAFSDKNSIYKLLEKLKNNSEINFFSIDSIPDLPKELFRPLPKPMNRKQIDCILVFGGDGTILNAKDLALLTGAPILGINLGYLGFLSESVLPEIASSIENLQQGKYRLLHRMLINCRLKRNGKIIYEALALNDAVIHKAASPGLIHIRIKAEGRYVFDTRCDGVIAATPTGSTAYSLAAGGPILAPEMEAIVLSPLNPHILAIRPMVFPSTEHLTMKVYGLKQPAMLQIDGQNSIPILDEDEILVTASERSVSFIKLSNRTFYQILRRKLNLGK